In Taeniopygia guttata chromosome 2, bTaeGut7.mat, whole genome shotgun sequence, one genomic interval encodes:
- the FERD3L gene encoding fer3-like protein yields the protein MSASLFPAHQRPGLLDELHGRAPQVPCPEGLLGTSVLDFVADLSLGNPQGAPGAEAGLGLCEVTTRPPFRDRVLSLREGMARGLPLAAFGNGDPEDDEEEEEERMRSASLLDRPRRKRVITYAQRQAANIRERKRMFNLNEAFDQLRKKVPTFAYEKRLSRIETLRLAIVYISFMTELLDGCSRQEAS from the coding sequence ATGTCAGCCAGCCTTTTCCCAGCCCACCAACGCCCGgggctgctggatgagctgcacgGCAGAGCCCCGCAAGTGCCCTGCCCCGAGGGGCTGCTGGGCACCTCGGTGCTGGATTTCGTGGCCGACCTCTCCCTGGGCAACCCCCAGGGAGCCCCCGGAGCCGAGGCAGGCCTGGGGCTCTGCGAGGTCACCACCAGGCCTCCCTTCCGGGACAGAGTCCTGTCGCTTCGGGAAGGGATGGCCCGGGGCTTGCCCCTGGCTGCTTTCGGCAACGGAGATCCCGAAGAcgatgaagaggaggaagaggaaaggatgCGCAGCGCTTCCCTCCTGGACAGACCTAGGAGAAAACGGGTCATCACCTACGCCCAGCGCCAGGCTGCCAACATACGGGAGAGGAAGAGGATGTTCAACCTCAACGAGGCGTTTGATCAGCTCAGGAAGAAGGTGCCCACCTTCGCCTACGAGAAGAGGCTCTCTCGGATAGAGACCTTGCGTCTGGCTATAGTGTACATCTCCTTTATGACTGAGCTCCTGGATGGATGTAGCAGACAGGAAGCGAGCTAG